The window CGGATCTGCCCGGAGTTCGCTCCGGTGCAGGTGCTGCGCCGCAGCGGGCGGTCCGTGCTCCTGGTCGGCACGATCGGGCGCAGCACCGCTGTCGCCAAGTGTTTACTCGACCACTCCCCCGCGTGGGCGGAGCGCTACCGGCACGAAATAGCCGCATACCGCTCGTTCGTCCGGCACCGGCCACCGGTCCGTGTGCCCCGGCTGATCGCGGCGGACCCGGACAACTGCACGCTGGTGATCGAGCGGACGCCGGGACGGGTGGCCGCGCTGCAGCGGCACCCGGTGGAGGCCCCGCCGCGGGCGGACATCGGGGCGGCCCTGGGCGCGATCTGCCGGCTGAACGCCTGGCGTCCCCCTGCGGGCACGTTCGACGCCCCGCTGGACTACGCGGCCCGTATCTCCCGATACCACGAGCTGGGTCTGCTCACCGACCGGGACCTGGGTGACCTGCAGAAGCTGCTGCACGGCATCGCGCACGCCGCCGGCCGGCAGGGCATGGGCCAGTTCTGCCACGGCGACGCCCTGCTCGCCAACGTCCTGCTCTCCCCGGCCGGTCCCGTACTGGTGGACTGGGAGCACGCGGGCTGGTACCTGCCGGGCTACGACCTGGCGACACTGTGGTCGGTGCTCGGGGACGCGCCGCTCGCGCGGCGGCAGATCAGCCAGCTCGCCCAGTCGGCGGGCCCGGCCTCGCGGGACGCGTTCCTGGTGAACCTGATGCTCGTGCTCACCCGGGAGATCCGCACGTACGAGACGGCCGTGCAGCGTTCCCTGCACGACACTGCCCCCGCGGCACCGGCTACGGCCCACCCGGGTGCCGTACCGTCCGGCGAGGAACAGCGTCTGCTGCTGCGGCGGCTCCACGACGACTGCCAGCTGGCCCGCCGGGCCGTACGCGCGGCGGTCGGCACTCGCTGACAGGGACGACGGTCCGCGGCGCACCCCGCATCGGGTGCCCGCGGACCTTTGTCGTGCCCGCCCTTGCCCGGCTCTCGTGCGGCTCCTTCCGAGTTCGTCGCGCTCGGGAGTTCACCTCTTTCGGATCACCTCTTTCGGAGCAGTGGCCGCAGGAGCCATTGGTGTAAGCCACTGACGCCGCGCAGGCCTCGGGCGCGCCGTGGCGAAACTCGCCGAGATGCTGTTTGACATGGGTAATCGCCTTGCTGCGCGCATGATTGACGGATCGTCGGGCAGCCGGTACCACTGATCCACGCCGGCCCCGCACGCCCCGCTACGCCCGAGCGCCCCAGGAGGCTGCATTGCGAGGATCCGCCACCACCGACCCCAGATCCATGCCGGGACGCAGGAGCGCGCGCACCGCGGCGGGAGCCGTCGCCTCGGCCGCGCTGCTGCTGCCGCTGCTCGGCGGCACCCCGTCCGCGGGCGCCGCCACGGACGACACCGGCCGGTTGCAGCGGGCGTTCGCGTCCGCGTCCACCGAGTACCACGTGCCGCTCAGCGTTCTGCTGGGCGTGTCCTATCTGCAGTCGCGCTGGGACGGGCACGGCGGCGCCCCGAGCGTGACCGGCGGCTACGGTCCGATGCACCTGACCGACGCGCGCACCGCGCTCGCCTCGGCCCCGCACCACACCGAGGGCTCGGAGGACGCGCGCGGTGACGACGCGCGGGCCGCCGTGCACCCCGAGGCGGAGGTGCCGTCGGACTCGGCCCTGCCCGCCCGGTTGAAGACGCTGCCCCGGGCGGCCGGGCTGACCGGGATCCC of the Streptomyces sp. NBC_01788 genome contains:
- a CDS encoding aminoglycoside phosphotransferase family protein → MYAASSSVSAPPRSLRPRPGVGGPYLDPLRPAAPALGAGRTRHAVGPGTQPLSGRLDLSGPQGAQLRTAIASVHRICPEFAPVQVLRRSGRSVLLVGTIGRSTAVAKCLLDHSPAWAERYRHEIAAYRSFVRHRPPVRVPRLIAADPDNCTLVIERTPGRVAALQRHPVEAPPRADIGAALGAICRLNAWRPPAGTFDAPLDYAARISRYHELGLLTDRDLGDLQKLLHGIAHAAGRQGMGQFCHGDALLANVLLSPAGPVLVDWEHAGWYLPGYDLATLWSVLGDAPLARRQISQLAQSAGPASRDAFLVNLMLVLTREIRTYETAVQRSLHDTAPAAPATAHPGAVPSGEEQRLLLRRLHDDCQLARRAVRAAVGTR